A genome region from Arachis duranensis cultivar V14167 chromosome 8, aradu.V14167.gnm2.J7QH, whole genome shotgun sequence includes the following:
- the LOC107463006 gene encoding uncharacterized protein LOC107463006: protein MGTTEGCLVASTNRGSLKTQSTSIPSLSFSTNVMEGRISFLHLLPHNTHFVDSVAFVVAAVIVAEAVAAAVVMVVVAVIAEGLGGEGGEKGKRYCELKGIVVERSLRSKAIALMLKGWDLN from the exons ATGGGCACCACCGAGGGCTGTTTGGTTGCAAGCACAAATAGGGGTTCCTTGAAGACCCAATCAACTTCGATTCCCTCGCTGTCGTTTTCGACAA ATGTCATGGAAGGAAGaatttcctttcttcatttACTCCCCCACAACACTCACTTTGTCGATTCTGTTGCgtttgttgttgctgctgtgaTTGTTGCTGAAGctgttgctgctgctgttgtTATGGTTGTTGTTGCTGTGATTGCTGAGGGTCTTGGGGGAGAGGGGGGAGAGAAGGGGAAGAGATATTGTGAATTGAAGGGGATTGTTGTTGAGAGAAGTTTGAGATCGAAGGCGATTGCACTGATGTTGAAGGGTTGGGATTTGAATTAG